TTTGGAGTATTCCGACTGCGTCAGTTGATCAAGATATGACTTTAGTGATTTATAAATTACATCATGGCCAAGGAATCAAGTGAAGGTGCAAGTTGGACAAATATGTTCGATAACTGTACTTATATCATGTTGACAAAAGGGGCGCATCCAAACCATGTTCTTGCTCTCGTCTAGAATGTTTTACACGAGCAAATGTAGACACGAGCATTGTTTATATGGAACATTTGCATACGTGCTTTAcagacatgtatatatgtacacagGTATGTGGATGTGTATAGGAAGTCATCGTACGTACGTGTGTCAGTTTGCATCATGTCAGGGGTACGACAGTGTATACCCCGAGGAGAGGCGAGGTAACAACGAACTGAATTATGGTCATCTCGGATGTATAGCCACATACATCTCCGCAAAACGGCTAAATACTAGTTCCTAGTATGCAGTCACATAATACTTATTATGTATGCAACTTGGTAAAACGTCATGCACACATTTTGTCCAGCTTAAATATACGCGTgtagatttttgtttgttactCACCGTCGTCCCGAGGTTTACCCTTGGCATTTACATGAGAGAACTGATCACAGGGTCTGTTCTTTGCGCACTTGTCATGTTACCGACATTGGTTCTGAAGCAAGTTTCGTTGAATTGCAACTGTCTATCTGTAAGTTGAAAATTAAAAATGGCTCTGAAATCAATATGCTGTACTTTTttctttaatagttttgatgttTTAGTGATATTATTCCAAAACAGCTTCCGTCTTGGCTAATGAATGACATGACACCGGTATTTGCCATTGGGACGCGATGGCATGCGGCAGGCAAGTAGTTGAGCCTGACCATTCACTTCATATTCAGCAAGCTACATAAATAGATACATGGGGACTTAAACCCAAGAAGTGGATGTATTTAGCGCTATATAAGTGTTATTGCGGGCGTACATTGTACACTGTGGTACCTATTTTATGTTAGACCTCTATGTAAATGTGCAGGCTTGGGGAAATGGAGGCAGTATAACTCTCACCTGAAGACTTTCGAAACGCTACGACATGGCGTAACTCAATAGTTTATGCATACGAATGTCGTAGCTCTAAGAACGCTTTGTAGATCGGGACCTTGCTAGTTACCACAACGGAGTTTTGCCTCTAACTTTCGTGAGGAAAACCACAAGAGCCTATATCGTTTAGACAACATCGGCAGTCAtactcacttgtcggccatCAATAgccttgacattcaagtgacctCAGCAGATCCGCACAGAACCTACTCGAGCCATCGGACCGATGGAAAATAAATTATACCGTAAGAGTTTGTCAGTTTACTACTGGGCGAGAAATATGAACTTTGCAATATTCCTTCTAGTGTCGATGATGTACGGAACAGTAAATtggtaagaatgaagatttttatggatatcaacttctttatgagagaacacaacgtttcggagttaatgcttactccttcatcaggtgattgagaaagggatacagaggtgtatttatatgtacaggtaaaacaataacaaagtaacaagtggaatgagttaacgaaagctagtataaacaagcactgataggaagccgatagttaagataacaatgatggaagccaatggtaatgcattacagttgattggatatgtttacataacatgattggggataaggatggaagccaatggtgatacattacgcatgataggatgatgtacataacacacgatagggggggggtgagcatgttacatgagggttggtgatgtacaaacacaagtatgtactcgggtagataggctatacatgaattacatagatagaatgtacacaggtagatgagattaatttatcaataagtcccaggcacttggtaggtacactccttggtcgcggttgatggctggtttctgtctccggatctcgatggcctcttgcagtttcctttggcgccagttgttgttgttggtagatagtatcctagtgtcctcccatcgaattgagtgttcagggttcttgagaatgtgttcagagatggccgatttctggtcgagtttcctgactgaggtctgatgttccttcattctggtgttgattggtctcagcgtttctccaatgtataggtcgccacagttgcaagggatctggtagatgcatcctctcggattagggtgttcacagctgggtcctttaccgttggcttttaggtaggtcttgatggtcttgccactggagaaggtgacatctatgctggctttggtcttgatgaggcgtgatatttgatgactgatggggccaaggtagggtatggttactctgatgggtgatggagaaggtttggggcggggttctcggtccttaagggtcttgttgatggtggctgtgacgagctggggagggtaaccgttgagtgtggtgaatgtctttctgaggtggtccagttcattgtttagggcatcggggtggcagagggctttggcacgtctggtaagggtggcgatgatagcttgcttgatctgagggtggtggcaggagttgtagtggatgtactggtcggtgtgcgtcggcttgcggtaaactgaggttctaagtccatcgtctgtggtgtggagggatacatcaaggaagggcaggtgttggttggtctcagtctccatggtgaacttgattcttggatgttggtcgttgaggtggttgaggagctcattggggtcgttgtcataggcgatggtggtgaaggtgtcgtcgactttgcggtaccaacagaggggctggaacggagctgtggagagggctgcttcctcgaaggaggtcatgaagatttctgtaatgagaggagaaagaggtgagcccatggggagaccgtggatctgcttgtatatcttaccattgaatgtgaagtaggaggtgtcaaagcagctgcgggcgagcttgatgatgctgtctatggtgagctgggtgtccaagtcatctatccggttggctaacttgctgcgaaggatgtccagggcttcttctagtgggatgttggtgaagaggtccacgacgtcgtagctgaccatggtgcctgtggggttggattctttcagctggttgacaaaggatgaagagtcgctgatgtaggacttgccatctttgccaagtggagcgaggagacgtgtgaggaactgggcggtgttgtagaaaactgaacctcttgagcagactaggatccgggctttgggcggattcttgtggatcttgatggtggctcttccgtatggggcttgggagttgatagggttcagctggttgaagatgatgtcgttgatttctctcttctcatggaggtccttcagggttttcttgtgttgtctttccagtctggccgtcggatctttcttgatattgaggtaggtggtggtgtctgagaggctgttgttgacgagctggaggaattccggggtgtccatgatgactgctgctttgcccttgtcagcttcggtgatggtgatgctgtcatCCTTCTTGAGTTCGGTGATGGCCTGTCTCTCTTGGTGCGTGAGGTTGGGGCGGGGCTTGGGAGCTTGCTTGATGGTGTCTATAATCTGGTGTCGGAGGTAGTCTACGTTGCCATTGGGAGCCAGTTGTTGAAGTCCACTTTCAATGCTGGTGATGAAGGCATCTGTGTTGGTCTTGGCGGCGACTGGGACATACTTCAGGCCTTTAGCAAGGAGGGATGTCTGAGATGGTGTGAGAGGCTTGCTGCTGAGGTTGATGACTGTCTTGgggttggtgttgttgttgtcagctTCGGGAATGTTGGAGGTGGAAGGACGTTGTAACTGGGTGAACTTGGTGATGTGGGTAGTTTTCACTTTCTCATGGAGGTGCTGCTTGGTCTTCTCTGCTAAGGACTGGGTCTTGTGGTAGAGGTCAGACTCGAGGGTGTCTTGTAGGTGGCTTCTGCTGGTTTCAATGTCTTTATGGAGATGGGACTTGTGGCGGCGTAGGTGCTGTATCTGGTGCTTGACTATTCTGGTGCTGGCATTGTGGAGTATCTTGTTGATGGCAGGTGAGCGAGGGACAGGAGATGACAGTTGAAATCCTCTGGGAACGAGGTTGTTGTCTCGGCATCGTAACAGGAAAGTCAGATGATTACTGGTTTTCACAATTTTGCTAATAGAGCGGTTGTACCTGTTGATGGATGTGACTgcacggtctccccatgggctcacctctttctcctctcattacagaaatcttcatgacctccttcgaggaagcagccctctccacagctccgttccagcccctctgttggtaccgcaaagtcgacgacaccttcaccaccatcgcctatgacaacgaccccaatgagctcctcaaccacctcaacgaccaacatccaagaatcaagttcaccatggagactgagaccaaccaacacctgcccttccttgatgtatccctccacaccacagacgatggacttagaacctcagtttaccgcaagccgacgcacaccgaccagtacatccactacaactcctgccaccaccctcagatcaagcaagctatcatcgccacccttaccagacgtgccaaagccctctgccaccccgatgccctaaacaatgaactggaccacctcagaaagacattcaccacactcaacggttaccctccccagctcgtcacagccaccatcaacaagacccttaaggaccgagaaccccgccccaaaccttctccatcacccatcagagtaaccataccctaccttggccccatcagtcatcaaatatcacgcctcatcaagaccaaagccagcatagatgtcaccttctccagtggcaagaccatcaagacctacctaaaagccaacggtaaaggacccagctgtgaacaccctaatccgagaggatgcatctaccagatcccttgcaactgtggcgacctatacattggagaaacgctgagaccaatcaacaccagaatgaaggaacatcagacctcagtcaggaaactcgaccagaaatcggccatctctgaacacattctcaagaaccctgaacactcaattcgatgggaggacactaggatactatctaccaacaacaacaactggcgccaaaggaaactgcaagaggccatcgagatccggagacagaaaccagccatcaaccgcgaccaaggagtgtacctaccaagtgcctgggacttattgataaattaatctcatctacctgtgtacattctatctatgtaattcatgtatagcctatctacccgagtacatacttgtgtttgtacatcaccaaccctcatgtaacatgctcaccccccccctatcgtgtgttatgtacatcatcctatcatgcgtaatgtatcaccattggcttccatccttatccccaatcatgttatgtaaacatatccaatcaactgtaatgcattaccattggcttccatcattgttatcttaactatcggcttcctatcagtgcttgtttatactagctttcgttaactcattccacttgttactttgttattgttttacctgtacatataaatacacctctgtatccctttctcaatcacctgatgaaggagtaagcattaactccgaaacgttgtgttctctcataaagaagttgatatccataaaaatcttcattcttatgtattttcacttctaaatgacattcaaagacgtAAATTGGTAAGAATAAAATGATGGAGGTTGTAAAAAGTGCATTTTATACTGATTTATTTTCAGGAAATTATATTCATGAATGTAATGAGAAGAAAGTCCTGTGACAATTCTACGAAGAAAACGTCAGCTGCAAGAACGGACGTCATCATCAACCGGACAGTAAACGTCACCGACTGACGTCCACCGCCTGTTTGCCGGGAATGGACAGTTACTGACACACCGCATAAACTGGTCTTTAAATACAAGCAAGAGAAAT
The nucleotide sequence above comes from Haliotis asinina isolate JCU_RB_2024 chromosome 5, JCU_Hal_asi_v2, whole genome shotgun sequence. Encoded proteins:
- the LOC137283320 gene encoding uncharacterized protein, giving the protein MCDDVFRYNRSISKIVKTSNHLTFLLRCRDNNLVPRGFQLSSPVPRSPAINKILHNASTRIVKHQIQHLRRHKSHLHKDIETSRSHLQDTLESDLYHKTQSLAEKTKQHLHEKVKTTHITKFTQLQRPSTSNIPEADNNNTNPKTVINLSSKPLTPSQTSLLAKGLKYVPVAAKTNTDAFITSIESGLQQLAPNGNVDYLRHQIIDTIKQAPKPRPNLTHQERQAITELKKDDSITITEADKGKAAVIMDTPEFLQIFCACVERSGNHALLSESDRREIRDDTQESPQTALSLGGKTPRGSWA